The Streptomyces sp. Je 1-332 genome has a window encoding:
- a CDS encoding ABC transporter substrate-binding protein — translation MRSSLRSRRTPQHRRTTAKFAAAFVAGALALTVTACGGDDGGEKDSGDKGGGKEDGATVQLPKLDGQTVSVSAVWGGSERKVFLKVLDEFEKRTGAKVTFVPAQDPIISFLESKVAGGQPPDVAMLPQVGAIEQAVENKWAKPVGPEAQKQLDKNYAQGWQDLGTVDDKQYGVYFKAANKSLVWYNTQVFDNAGAKAPKTWDDFVKTAQTVYDSGVPPVSVAGADGWTLTDWFENIYLSQAGPEKYDDLAEHEIKWTDPSVKEALTTLGEIFGKKGFVAGGADKALQTEFPASVKQTFTGGDQPKAGMVFEGDMVSLPISETKAKIGTDAKVFPFPAVGDESPAVVGGDAAVALKDSKGAQALLTFLASPDSAKIWAESGGFVSPNKELDLAAYPNDVQRDIAKALIAAGDDIRFDMSDQAPQAFGGTPGKGEWKALQDFLKNPKDVAGTQKALETAAAAAYKD, via the coding sequence ATGCGCAGCAGTCTTCGATCACGCAGGACACCGCAACACCGGCGTACCACGGCCAAGTTCGCCGCGGCCTTCGTCGCGGGCGCGCTCGCGCTCACCGTCACCGCGTGCGGCGGGGACGACGGCGGGGAGAAGGACAGCGGGGACAAGGGCGGCGGCAAGGAGGACGGCGCCACGGTCCAGCTGCCCAAGCTGGACGGGCAGACCGTCTCCGTCTCCGCCGTCTGGGGCGGCTCGGAGCGGAAGGTCTTCCTCAAGGTCCTCGACGAGTTCGAGAAGCGGACCGGGGCCAAGGTCACCTTCGTACCGGCCCAGGACCCCATCATCAGCTTCCTGGAGTCGAAGGTCGCGGGCGGCCAGCCGCCGGACGTCGCGATGCTTCCGCAGGTCGGCGCGATCGAGCAGGCCGTGGAGAACAAGTGGGCCAAGCCGGTCGGGCCCGAGGCGCAGAAGCAGCTCGACAAGAACTACGCGCAGGGCTGGCAGGACCTCGGAACCGTCGACGACAAGCAGTACGGCGTGTACTTCAAGGCGGCCAACAAGTCCCTGGTCTGGTACAACACCCAGGTCTTCGACAACGCGGGCGCCAAGGCACCCAAGACGTGGGACGACTTCGTGAAGACGGCCCAGACCGTGTACGACTCCGGCGTACCGCCGGTCTCGGTCGCGGGCGCCGACGGCTGGACCCTCACCGACTGGTTCGAGAACATCTACCTCTCGCAGGCGGGCCCGGAGAAGTACGACGACCTCGCCGAGCACGAGATCAAGTGGACGGACCCCTCCGTGAAGGAGGCGCTGACCACGCTCGGCGAGATCTTCGGCAAGAAGGGCTTCGTCGCGGGCGGCGCCGACAAGGCGCTGCAGACCGAGTTCCCCGCCTCCGTGAAGCAGACGTTCACCGGCGGCGACCAGCCGAAGGCGGGCATGGTCTTCGAGGGCGACATGGTCTCGCTGCCGATCTCGGAGACGAAGGCGAAGATCGGCACGGACGCCAAGGTGTTCCCCTTCCCGGCGGTCGGCGACGAGTCCCCCGCGGTCGTCGGCGGTGACGCAGCCGTGGCGCTGAAGGACAGCAAGGGCGCCCAGGCTCTGCTCACGTTCCTCGCGTCACCGGACTCGGCCAAGATCTGGGCGGAGTCGGGCGGTTTCGTCTCCCCGAACAAGGAGCTCGACCTGGCGGCGTACCCGAACGACGTGCAGCGTGACATCGCCAAGGCGCTGATCGCGGCCGGTGACGACATCCGCTTCGACATGTCCGACCAGGCCCCGCAGGCCTTCGGCGGCACGCCCGGCAAGGGCGAGTGGAAGGCGCTGCAGGACTTCCTGAAGAACCCCAAGGACGTGGCGGGCACGCAGAAGGCGCTGGAGACGGCCGCCGCCGCGGCCTACAAGGACTGA
- a CDS encoding sugar ABC transporter permease, with translation MASANAGGAPSAALPPAPKPRKSVTGTRKGMAVLFLAPALVLLGALVLYPIGYSVFRSFFDKSGDFTAFGNYKTLFTDDTILTAIKNNAIWVVVAPTLSTGLGLIFAVLTERIRWGTAFKLVIFMPMAISMLAAGIIFRLVYESDPDRGVANAIAVTAHDTFAESSAFPQAHPSTESPLKSASGGAFITRKPVSAGTPVMLPLTGVAPDSMPDDAKSAAAAKPDPDKVTGTAWQDFTRGKGRGEMNAPDKAEFGYPGIKVEAVKNGKVVASAEAAADGTFALPKEADGAQLRFPASNFREPYNGVDWLGPSLITPAVIGSYLWIWVGFAMVLIAAGLASVPRELLEAARVDGANEWQVFRRITVPILAPVLAVVTVTLMINVLKIFDLIFIIAPNSSKDDANVLALQLYNSAFLDEDSGVASAIAVLLFLLVIPVMLFNVRRLRREARR, from the coding sequence GTGGCGTCCGCGAACGCCGGGGGCGCGCCGAGTGCGGCGCTGCCCCCGGCCCCGAAACCGCGCAAGAGCGTGACCGGCACCCGCAAGGGCATGGCGGTGCTGTTCCTGGCACCGGCTCTGGTGCTGCTCGGCGCGCTCGTCCTCTACCCCATCGGGTACTCGGTCTTCCGCAGCTTCTTCGACAAGTCGGGCGACTTCACCGCGTTCGGCAACTACAAGACCCTGTTCACGGACGACACCATCCTGACCGCGATCAAGAACAACGCGATCTGGGTGGTCGTCGCCCCGACCCTCTCGACGGGGCTCGGCCTGATCTTCGCCGTGCTCACCGAGCGGATCCGCTGGGGCACGGCGTTCAAGCTGGTCATCTTCATGCCGATGGCGATCTCGATGCTCGCGGCCGGCATCATCTTCCGGCTCGTCTACGAGTCGGACCCCGACCGGGGTGTCGCCAACGCCATCGCCGTGACCGCGCACGACACCTTCGCCGAGTCGTCCGCCTTCCCGCAGGCGCACCCCAGTACGGAGTCGCCGCTGAAGTCGGCGAGCGGCGGGGCCTTCATCACGCGGAAGCCGGTCAGCGCGGGCACTCCGGTGATGCTTCCGCTGACCGGTGTCGCGCCGGACAGCATGCCGGACGACGCCAAGTCCGCCGCGGCCGCGAAGCCGGACCCCGACAAGGTCACCGGAACGGCCTGGCAGGACTTCACGCGCGGCAAGGGCCGGGGAGAGATGAACGCCCCGGACAAGGCCGAGTTCGGCTACCCCGGCATCAAGGTCGAAGCCGTCAAGAACGGCAAGGTGGTGGCATCGGCCGAGGCCGCGGCGGACGGCACCTTCGCCCTCCCCAAGGAGGCCGACGGGGCCCAACTCCGCTTCCCGGCATCGAACTTCCGCGAGCCGTACAACGGCGTCGACTGGCTCGGCCCCTCCCTCATCACGCCCGCGGTCATCGGCTCGTACCTGTGGATCTGGGTGGGCTTCGCGATGGTCCTGATCGCGGCGGGTCTCGCCAGTGTGCCGCGTGAACTCCTTGAGGCCGCCCGGGTGGACGGCGCCAACGAGTGGCAGGTGTTCCGCAGGATCACGGTGCCGATCCTCGCGCCGGTGCTCGCGGTGGTGACGGTCACGCTCATGATCAACGTCCTGAAGATCTTCGACCTGATCTTCATCATCGCGCCGAACTCCTCGAAGGACGACGCGAACGTCCTGGCGCTCCAGCTCTACAACTCCGCGTTCCTCGACGAGGATTCAGGCGTGGCGAGCGCGATCGCCGTGCTCCTCTTCCTCCTCGTGATCCCGGTGATGCTCTTCAATGTGCGGCGACTTCGGCGGGAGGCTCGGCGATGA
- a CDS encoding carbohydrate ABC transporter permease produces the protein MTTQVEAVKAKESLGGRIAAVLSGTAVRVFLVVVALFWLVPTIGLLLGSLRTSADMAESGWWKVFSTPSQMTLDNYTTLLKDETITDSILSSIMITVPATLLVVIIGSLAGYAFAWMEFPGRDWWFIGVVGLLVVPVQVALLPVSKIFGAIGIFESTIGVVIFHVAFGLPFAIFLLRNFFAEIPRELLEAARLDGAGELRLFFRVVMPLGAPAIASLGIFQFLWVWNDMLIALIFADSKSPPITVALQQQVRSFGDNVQILAPGAFISMVIPLAVFFAFQRQFVSGVMAGAVK, from the coding sequence ATGACCACCCAAGTCGAAGCGGTGAAGGCGAAAGAGTCGCTCGGCGGGCGGATCGCCGCCGTCCTGAGCGGCACCGCCGTACGCGTCTTCCTCGTCGTCGTCGCGCTGTTCTGGCTGGTGCCGACGATCGGTCTGCTGCTCGGTTCGCTGCGCACGTCGGCCGACATGGCGGAGAGCGGCTGGTGGAAGGTCTTCTCCACGCCGTCGCAGATGACGCTGGACAACTACACGACCCTGCTCAAGGACGAGACGATCACCGACTCGATCCTGTCCAGCATCATGATCACCGTCCCGGCGACACTGCTCGTCGTGATCATCGGGTCCCTCGCCGGGTACGCCTTCGCGTGGATGGAGTTCCCGGGCCGCGACTGGTGGTTCATCGGCGTCGTCGGGCTGCTCGTGGTGCCCGTGCAGGTGGCGCTGCTCCCGGTGTCGAAGATCTTCGGCGCGATCGGGATCTTCGAGTCGACGATCGGCGTGGTCATCTTCCACGTGGCCTTCGGCCTGCCGTTCGCGATCTTCCTCCTGCGGAACTTCTTCGCGGAGATACCCCGCGAACTTCTGGAGGCGGCACGCCTGGACGGAGCCGGTGAACTGCGGCTGTTCTTCCGGGTCGTGATGCCGCTCGGCGCGCCCGCGATCGCCTCGCTCGGCATCTTCCAGTTCCTCTGGGTCTGGAACGACATGCTGATCGCGCTGATCTTCGCCGACTCCAAGAGCCCGCCGATCACGGTCGCGCTCCAGCAACAGGTGCGCTCCTTCGGCGACAACGTGCAGATCCTCGCCCCGGGCGCGTTCATCTCGATGGTGATCCCGCTGGCCGTGTTCTTCGCGTTCCAGCGGCAGTTCGTGTCCGGCGTGATGGCGGGCGCGGTCAAGTAA
- a CDS encoding bifunctional glycosyltransferase family 2 protein/CDP-glycerol:glycerophosphate glycerophosphotransferase: MPRFSVIVPVYKVQAYLHACLESVLGQSFTDLELIAVDDASPDACGAIIDEHAAHDARVKAVHLKENVGLGPARNAGMAHATGEYLIFLDSDDTLTPGALHAISDRLKETDGPDVLIYDYARTFWSGEAVRNQYAALLTEEGRAPFRLIDRPGLLRLLMVAWNKAYRRDFIEREGFTFPPGLYEDTPWTAPVLMKADAIATLDRVCVHYLQRRRGSILRTTTRRHFEIFDQYERVFAFLDEHPELSAAWRPVLFRKMVDHLSAVFTKRDRLPRGSRAEFLRRARSHYRRYRVPGPRPRARARVRHGLVRLGTHRTYRTLWAALRFRSRAKRYATTAHRRAKDAVLQLHYRVQLRLPLRADRAVFSSYWGRGYGCNPGALEAAMREHAPHMRTAWIADPSHHHTLPTATRRLCPGTAAYWTALARSKYLVNNVDFDRRLVKRPGQIMIQTQHGTPLKLMGLDLQDRPAAARGMDFAALLRNADKWDYVLSANRHSTLVWERVFPASFTTLEYGYPRNDIYQRASTADVARHRESLGIPRGAVAILYAPTLRDYRHSQLRSLDLERILRGLGPRYVILTRAHHSYEAPLAPSSDRLIDVSHHPNVETLCLASDALVTDYSSLMFDYANLDRPVVLYATDWEAYEAARGTYFDVREFPPGVIARSEDELTDIFATGHWRGSRSAQLRAAFRDRFCVYDDGRAAERVVRHVVLGEAGGLPSVAPLADRHPAPAAGVADVPLPRADAFPPTPRC, from the coding sequence TTGCCCCGGTTCAGTGTCATCGTGCCCGTGTACAAGGTGCAGGCATATCTGCACGCATGCCTCGAATCCGTCCTCGGGCAGTCGTTCACGGATCTTGAGCTGATCGCGGTCGACGACGCATCCCCGGACGCGTGCGGCGCCATCATCGACGAACACGCGGCCCACGACGCCCGGGTGAAGGCCGTCCACCTCAAGGAGAACGTCGGCCTCGGCCCGGCACGCAACGCGGGCATGGCGCACGCCACCGGCGAGTACCTGATCTTCCTCGACAGCGACGACACCCTCACCCCTGGCGCCCTGCACGCGATCTCCGACCGCCTCAAGGAGACGGACGGCCCGGACGTCCTGATCTACGACTACGCGCGCACGTTCTGGTCGGGCGAGGCCGTGCGCAACCAGTACGCGGCCCTCCTGACGGAGGAGGGCCGGGCCCCCTTCCGGCTGATCGACCGGCCAGGTCTGCTGCGCCTGTTGATGGTCGCCTGGAACAAGGCATACCGCCGCGACTTCATCGAGCGCGAGGGCTTCACCTTCCCGCCCGGCCTCTACGAGGACACGCCCTGGACCGCTCCGGTCCTGATGAAGGCGGACGCGATCGCCACCCTCGACCGGGTCTGCGTGCACTACCTCCAGCGCCGCCGCGGCAGCATCCTGCGCACCACCACCCGCAGACACTTCGAGATCTTCGACCAGTACGAGCGGGTCTTCGCGTTCCTCGACGAGCACCCGGAACTCTCGGCGGCCTGGCGGCCCGTCCTCTTCAGGAAGATGGTCGACCATCTCTCGGCGGTCTTCACCAAGCGCGACCGCCTCCCACGCGGCAGCCGCGCCGAGTTCCTGCGCAGGGCCCGCTCCCACTACCGCCGTTACCGCGTCCCCGGCCCCAGGCCACGCGCCCGCGCCCGCGTGCGGCACGGCCTGGTGCGCCTCGGCACCCACCGCACCTACCGGACCCTGTGGGCGGCACTGCGGTTCAGATCACGGGCCAAGCGGTACGCCACGACCGCACACCGCCGCGCCAAGGACGCCGTGCTGCAACTGCACTACCGCGTCCAGCTGCGTCTGCCGCTGCGCGCCGACCGCGCGGTCTTCTCCTCGTACTGGGGGCGCGGCTACGGCTGCAATCCCGGCGCCCTGGAGGCCGCGATGCGCGAGCACGCCCCGCACATGCGCACCGCGTGGATCGCGGACCCCTCCCACCACCACACCCTGCCGACGGCGACCCGCAGGCTGTGTCCCGGGACGGCCGCGTACTGGACCGCCCTCGCGCGCTCCAAGTACCTCGTCAACAACGTGGACTTCGACCGCAGGCTCGTCAAGCGCCCCGGCCAGATCATGATCCAGACCCAGCACGGCACGCCCCTGAAGCTGATGGGCCTCGACCTCCAGGACCGTCCCGCCGCCGCCCGTGGCATGGACTTCGCCGCCCTCCTGCGCAACGCCGACAAATGGGACTACGTCCTGTCGGCGAACCGCCACTCCACGCTGGTCTGGGAGCGCGTCTTCCCGGCCTCGTTCACCACGCTCGAGTACGGCTATCCGCGCAACGACATCTACCAGCGGGCGAGCACCGCCGACGTGGCCCGCCACCGCGAGTCCCTCGGCATCCCCCGGGGCGCCGTCGCCATCCTCTACGCGCCCACCCTGCGCGACTACCGCCACTCGCAGCTGCGCTCCCTCGACCTGGAACGGATCCTGCGCGGCCTCGGCCCCCGCTACGTCATCCTGACCCGCGCCCACCACTCGTACGAAGCCCCCTTGGCGCCCTCGTCGGACCGTCTGATCGACGTCTCGCACCACCCGAACGTCGAGACCCTCTGTCTGGCGTCCGACGCCCTGGTCACCGACTACTCGTCGCTGATGTTCGACTACGCCAACCTCGACCGACCCGTCGTCCTGTACGCCACCGACTGGGAGGCGTACGAGGCGGCCCGCGGCACCTATTTCGACGTGCGTGAGTTCCCGCCCGGCGTGATCGCGCGCAGCGAGGACGAGCTCACCGACATCTTCGCCACCGGCCACTGGCGCGGCTCGCGCTCGGCGCAGCTGCGCGCCGCGTTCCGAGACCGCTTCTGCGTGTACGACGACGGTCGGGCCGCTGAACGAGTTGTGAGGCATGTGGTGCTCGGTGAGGCAGGGGGTCTACCGTCTGTGGCGCCACTGGCGGACCGGCATCCGGCGCCGGCCGCCGGAGTGGCCGACGTGCCGCTGCCGCGGGCCGACGCCTTCCCGCCCACTCCGCGCTGCTAA
- a CDS encoding class I SAM-dependent methyltransferase, with the protein MQNASANTGHLPRPSRLSDVKGWFHPVDQVLFDWILSRQRDLEQRGDLLELGAYLGKSAIFMGAYLRPDETFTVCDLFDSPAPDEANSAEMGRSYATLTRRAFEANYRSFHDGLPRIVQEPSSGITAHVEPDSCRFVHIDASHLYEHVHADIAAAKEVLGPDGIVVLDDFRAEHCPGVAAATWGAVASTGLKPLTITATKFYGTWGSYDAIHADLAAFLKERDDMWHGAEEVAGFPMIRISGKKARQPEHPVSRHAEEPAPEAPAAGPPRPTGAGSRAKGLLSSLLTRSGRS; encoded by the coding sequence ATGCAGAACGCTTCCGCCAACACCGGCCACCTGCCGCGGCCGAGCCGACTCTCCGACGTGAAGGGGTGGTTCCACCCGGTCGACCAGGTGCTCTTCGACTGGATCCTGAGCCGGCAGCGCGATCTGGAGCAGCGGGGTGATCTGCTGGAGCTCGGCGCCTATCTGGGCAAGAGCGCCATCTTCATGGGCGCGTATCTCCGTCCGGACGAGACGTTCACCGTCTGTGACCTCTTCGACTCCCCCGCCCCCGACGAGGCCAACTCCGCCGAGATGGGCCGCTCGTACGCCACGCTGACGCGCCGCGCCTTCGAGGCCAACTACCGCTCCTTCCACGACGGTCTGCCGCGGATCGTCCAGGAGCCGTCATCGGGGATCACCGCGCACGTGGAGCCGGACAGCTGCCGCTTCGTGCACATCGACGCCTCGCATCTGTACGAGCACGTCCACGCGGACATCGCCGCCGCCAAGGAGGTGCTCGGGCCGGACGGGATCGTGGTGCTCGACGACTTCCGGGCCGAGCACTGTCCGGGCGTGGCCGCGGCGACCTGGGGAGCCGTGGCGAGCACCGGGCTCAAACCGCTGACCATCACGGCCACCAAGTTCTACGGGACATGGGGGAGTTACGACGCGATCCACGCCGATCTCGCCGCGTTCCTGAAGGAACGCGACGACATGTGGCACGGCGCCGAGGAGGTCGCGGGCTTCCCGATGATCCGGATCAGCGGCAAGAAGGCGAGGCAGCCGGAGCACCCGGTGTCACGGCACGCGGAGGAACCCGCCCCGGAGGCCCCGGCCGCCGGCCCGCCCCGGCCCACCGGCGCCGGGAGCCGGGCCAAGGGCCTGCTCTCGTCCCTGCTCACGCGCTCGGGCCGTTCCTGA
- a CDS encoding glycosyltransferase, whose translation MTTTIATTRIAAARKSRDVFLVANTVDELGGVTAWAHQMARLFQGNGHRVHVIGVHEAELKLALPDDRGYPVTSLYREHPPTPRPVSGIGRLNVVAWRREAARAAAKRRTVDRLSQLFRAARPGAVAIVTQVWPMEWIREADTAGLRVIGMSHESYAYTRACHRYRAIRRSYPAVDRWLALTQEDADDWIADGMHNVGAMPNALAHLPDVPSRREGKVVCSIGRLADQKGVDMLVDTWALVAPQRPDWTLRIYGAGADEADLRRQCTRLGLDGSVQWRGRTSDVPGVLAESSLFVQSSRGEGFPLALMEAMASAVPCAAFDCAPGVREIVRHGEDGLLAPAGDIEALADRVLRLTGNPRLRDAMGERARRNVQRFSEARVLERWEELFELLER comes from the coding sequence ATGACCACGACGATCGCGACCACGAGGATCGCGGCCGCCAGGAAGAGCCGCGATGTCTTCCTCGTGGCGAACACCGTCGACGAACTCGGCGGTGTCACCGCCTGGGCCCACCAGATGGCGCGGCTCTTCCAGGGCAACGGCCACCGTGTGCACGTCATCGGCGTCCACGAGGCCGAGCTGAAACTGGCCCTCCCCGACGACCGCGGCTACCCCGTGACCAGCCTCTACCGCGAGCATCCGCCGACCCCGCGCCCGGTCAGCGGCATCGGCCGGCTCAACGTGGTGGCGTGGCGGCGCGAGGCCGCGCGGGCCGCCGCCAAGCGCCGCACCGTCGACCGGCTCTCGCAGCTCTTTCGTGCCGCACGCCCCGGCGCGGTCGCCATCGTCACGCAGGTCTGGCCGATGGAGTGGATCAGGGAGGCGGACACCGCGGGCCTGCGCGTCATCGGCATGAGCCATGAGTCGTACGCCTACACCCGCGCCTGCCACCGCTACCGCGCGATCAGGCGCAGCTACCCCGCCGTGGACCGCTGGCTGGCGCTCACCCAGGAGGACGCCGACGACTGGATCGCCGACGGCATGCACAACGTCGGCGCGATGCCCAACGCCCTGGCCCACCTCCCCGACGTGCCCTCGCGCCGCGAGGGCAAGGTGGTCTGCAGCATCGGCAGGCTCGCCGACCAGAAGGGCGTCGACATGCTCGTCGACACCTGGGCGCTGGTCGCCCCGCAGCGCCCCGACTGGACGCTGCGGATCTACGGCGCCGGAGCGGACGAGGCCGACCTCAGGCGGCAGTGCACGCGCCTTGGCCTCGACGGTTCGGTCCAGTGGCGTGGCCGCACCAGCGATGTGCCCGGCGTGCTCGCTGAGAGCTCCCTCTTCGTGCAGTCGTCCCGCGGCGAGGGCTTCCCGCTGGCCCTGATGGAGGCGATGGCCAGCGCGGTGCCCTGCGCCGCCTTCGACTGCGCGCCCGGCGTCCGCGAGATCGTGCGCCACGGCGAGGACGGCCTGCTCGCCCCCGCCGGCGACATCGAGGCCCTCGCCGACCGCGTCCTGCGCCTCACCGGCAACCCACGGCTGCGGGACGCGATGGGGGAACGGGCCCGCAGGAACGTCCAGCGGTTCTCCGAGGCACGGGTCCTTGAACGCTGGGAGGAACTCTTCGAACTCCTGGAGCGGTGA
- a CDS encoding CDP-glycerol glycerophosphotransferase family protein, translated as MSTPDLHDVSCVVVAGTDADALDLSVRSVLDQTMNNVEAVLVDPGADGPARDAAQALAADQPHRVRLVRAGSVLPLAAARNLGLDAARGRYVIVLGEGELLERNACRNLFEAARSTGADLVAGRWTRLTSSGKKERGPAWQAELHARTRKIEHLSDAPELVTRDSLTAGFCVRRDVLDRMRLRYAQDLDHSEVLFGVEAALGVRGITLVPNLITTHRAASDPARETPALAAANDRVAGLLVSLGRLDLGDRRERAFLVDHVVPCARTFPRLTAEERRRAAAGLAPHLQGRVDLRALDALDPVERVCVRLLADGDTDGVLAAAYALARPGTVVSELTEREGKVYWRADGLDDPRVREVLDVSELGHQHRELADTPLLNRLTRYDVVGGEAVLEGRVVLPGGLVPDRPPLTASLEVRAPGAGRRGFRVPVEEVHYDGGAVVWRARTGLTARLRDLGIRDRAWEPRLQLAAGGRELTTELVAEPETVGEGQGAAVTGGNQLELRPAPRHRAARTLRSALHYVTHFRPARKLKVRLRALRRRWGRLSGKAVKTRVYRRVLLRLPVSKGSVVFESHMGRHYGDSPRAVHQKIVDRRLRLRCTWSYAASADGFPDSARLVPRWSWRYLWALARAEFWIDNQGFPHALDKPRHTTYLQTWHGSAYKRMGFDEARLKMQNAPQRERLTEAVDRFDHFLVRSEHDVKTLARAYGIPDERLLRCGYPRNDRLVAARARDEASGRFPRPSLAAELGIPDHKTVVLYAPTFRGLPAGDHKPVQLPLDVRKFADRFGDTHVLLVRAHYMEAAGVPVCPPGTVIDVSARHDVSELLCLADVLVTDYSSIMFDFALLDRPLVHFAPDLDAYAAERGCYFALRDEAGGPVVETEEELLRVLATLKQSDVAWAEPRRAFAARFGAYDRGRAAARVVDTLFGERFGNTEKRDGA; from the coding sequence ATGAGCACGCCGGATCTGCACGACGTCAGCTGTGTCGTGGTCGCGGGAACGGACGCGGACGCGCTCGATCTCTCGGTGCGGTCCGTGCTCGACCAGACGATGAACAACGTCGAGGCGGTCCTCGTCGACCCCGGGGCCGACGGGCCCGCCCGCGACGCGGCGCAGGCGCTCGCCGCCGACCAGCCGCACCGGGTACGCCTGGTCCGCGCCGGTAGCGTGCTGCCCCTCGCCGCCGCGCGGAACCTCGGGCTCGACGCGGCGCGCGGACGGTACGTCATCGTGCTCGGCGAGGGCGAACTCCTGGAGCGGAACGCCTGCCGGAACCTCTTCGAAGCCGCGCGCTCCACCGGAGCCGATCTGGTGGCGGGGCGCTGGACGCGGCTGACGAGCAGCGGCAAGAAGGAGCGCGGCCCGGCCTGGCAGGCCGAACTGCACGCGCGGACACGGAAGATCGAGCACCTCTCCGACGCCCCCGAACTCGTCACCAGGGACTCCCTGACCGCCGGGTTCTGCGTCCGCCGCGACGTACTCGACCGCATGCGTCTGCGGTACGCGCAGGACCTCGACCACAGCGAGGTCCTCTTCGGCGTCGAGGCCGCCCTGGGGGTCCGCGGCATCACCCTCGTGCCGAACCTGATCACCACCCACCGTGCGGCGTCCGACCCCGCCCGCGAGACGCCCGCGCTCGCCGCCGCCAACGACCGCGTCGCCGGGCTCCTGGTGAGCCTCGGCCGTCTCGACCTGGGCGACCGGCGTGAGCGTGCCTTCCTCGTCGACCACGTGGTGCCCTGCGCCCGTACGTTCCCGCGGCTCACCGCGGAGGAACGGCGCCGGGCCGCCGCCGGTCTCGCCCCGCACCTCCAGGGCCGCGTGGACCTGCGGGCCCTGGACGCCCTCGATCCCGTGGAGCGGGTGTGCGTGCGGCTGCTCGCGGACGGCGACACGGACGGCGTGCTCGCCGCCGCGTACGCGCTCGCGCGGCCGGGCACCGTCGTCTCGGAGCTGACCGAGCGGGAGGGGAAGGTCTACTGGCGCGCGGACGGGCTGGACGACCCGCGCGTACGAGAAGTGCTCGACGTCAGTGAACTCGGCCACCAACATCGCGAGTTGGCCGACACGCCGCTCCTGAACCGCCTCACGCGGTACGACGTCGTAGGAGGCGAGGCAGTCCTCGAAGGGCGCGTCGTGCTGCCCGGCGGCCTGGTGCCCGACCGGCCACCGCTCACCGCCAGCCTCGAGGTGCGGGCGCCGGGCGCGGGGCGGCGCGGCTTCCGCGTACCCGTGGAGGAGGTGCACTACGACGGCGGCGCGGTCGTCTGGCGCGCCAGGACGGGCCTCACCGCCCGGCTGCGGGACCTCGGCATCCGTGACCGCGCCTGGGAGCCGCGGCTCCAACTCGCTGCGGGCGGCCGGGAGCTGACCACCGAACTCGTCGCCGAGCCGGAGACCGTGGGGGAGGGCCAAGGGGCCGCCGTCACCGGCGGGAACCAGCTGGAGCTGCGCCCCGCGCCCCGCCACCGCGCAGCCCGCACGCTGCGGTCGGCCCTGCACTACGTCACGCACTTCCGCCCCGCGCGCAAACTCAAGGTCCGGCTGCGCGCCCTGCGCAGGAGGTGGGGCAGGCTCAGCGGCAAGGCGGTCAAGACGCGCGTCTACCGGCGTGTGCTCCTGAGGCTCCCCGTCAGCAAGGGATCGGTCGTCTTCGAGAGCCACATGGGCAGGCACTACGGCGACAGCCCGCGCGCGGTCCACCAGAAGATCGTCGACCGGCGGTTGCGGCTGCGCTGCACCTGGTCGTACGCCGCTTCGGCCGATGGGTTCCCCGACTCCGCGCGCCTCGTGCCCCGTTGGTCCTGGCGCTATCTGTGGGCCCTTGCCCGCGCCGAGTTCTGGATCGACAACCAAGGCTTCCCGCACGCACTCGACAAGCCGCGGCACACCACGTATCTCCAGACCTGGCACGGCTCCGCGTACAAGCGGATGGGGTTCGACGAGGCGCGCCTGAAGATGCAGAACGCCCCGCAGCGCGAGCGGCTCACGGAGGCAGTCGACCGCTTCGACCACTTCCTGGTGCGCTCCGAGCACGACGTCAAGACCCTGGCCCGCGCCTACGGCATCCCCGACGAGCGGCTGCTGCGCTGCGGCTACCCGCGCAACGACCGGCTGGTCGCCGCGCGCGCCCGCGACGAGGCCTCAGGCCGCTTCCCGCGGCCGTCGTTGGCCGCCGAACTCGGTATCCCCGACCACAAGACGGTGGTCCTTTACGCGCCGACGTTCCGTGGCTTGCCCGCGGGTGACCACAAGCCGGTACAACTGCCGCTCGACGTACGCAAGTTCGCCGACCGCTTCGGCGACACCCACGTCCTCCTGGTGCGCGCCCACTACATGGAGGCGGCCGGCGTTCCGGTCTGCCCGCCCGGCACCGTCATCGACGTATCCGCCCGCCACGACGTGAGCGAGCTGCTCTGCCTCGCCGACGTCCTGGTGACCGACTACTCGTCGATCATGTTCGACTTCGCGCTCCTGGACCGGCCGTTGGTGCACTTCGCGCCTGACCTCGACGCGTACGCGGCCGAGCGTGGCTGCTACTTCGCGCTGCGCGACGAGGCGGGCGGGCCGGTCGTCGAGACGGAGGAGGAGCTGCTGCGCGTACTCGCCACGCTGAAGCAGTCCGATGTGGCGTGGGCCGAGCCACGGCGGGCGTTCGCCGCGCGGTTCGGCGCGTACGACCGGGGGCGGGCCGCGGCCCGCGTGGTGGACACGCTCTTCGGGGAGCGGTTCGGGAACACCGAGAAGAGGGACGGGGCATGA